TATATAGAGGTTTTTAGGTCGGTGCTACAGTGACCGACCTAGTACAGTAACCGACCTGCTAGTCTGCTACAGTGGCCGACCTAGTACAGCTAATGTCTAGATGGCGTTTTGCTGCTACAAGCAAAACCCAAACTGAACTAGTGCTGCTAGCTTAACTACTAAGCAACTCATACTTGTATACTACTAGCAACTTGATTAACAACTAAGCAACAACAAGAttatttccaacaatataaaccaGCAAACATAAAAGGACTATTTAGCTCTTCTTACTTGGCTACAACGCCATTGCGCACGAATAGAAGCAGCTTCTTGAAGAAtccttaggtcttcctcttcttccagaTTCATGTAGAGCAATTCAGTTGCACCCTCATACGTTAACATGTACGTAGGTTTGATTACTGAGTTCGCTATCGCATATTCTGCAATACTATGCACACACAAAATGAATGAAGAGTTGTCGACAACTTCAATAAACTATTTATAAAAGAAAGACATAATACCTCccaaagaaaaggaaaaataagaaataaaagACAACTGGCTGATAAAAGACACGAAAAATTAGCAGGCAGCTACCTTCCATCTGGATGCAAAGTCACAGATACACTTACAGATCTACAATCTATACCCTGTTGCAAGCTCATAGCATTCATGGCAAGCCTCTCTGGAAACATTGGATAGGTGGCAGTTGGTAAAAATATCGAGGTTCCTCTGTGCATGGCTTCCCTGTGGGAAGAACATAATTTCTTTACGTTCAATAAGAGCAATTCTATTGATAGAAAAGCTAGAACTGCTGAGCAGGAGATGCAACAATAACCTGTCAATGATGCTCCGGGGTTGAAGAAAGCATGTTGGGTCAGCTACATGTATCCAGACTTTTATCCTACCATCAGGTAGTCTAGTTGCACTTAGTGCATCATCAAGCTGATTACCAAAAAAATTGTAGTGTTTAACGGATTTATCGGTGAGCAGCGGATTTTATATTATGCAGTCTCTTGTGGAAGATGCATGGGTAGAAATAAAGAAACATACTTCATCAGCCTCATCCACATCAATGGCATACACTCTCAAATTTGAAAGATCCTTCCGGATATGCTGAAAGTGAAATGCCAGATATATTGAGTGTATATGTATATATGAAGAGCATCAGTGGTTCAGAATTCAGGAACTAAATATACCTTATCTGAATCAGGGCAATCCGCCAGAAGCTCCTCAGCAACAGACAAGACTTCCTCACTATATGTGGTCTGAACATCGTATctgaaaagatcaaggttgacatGCACGGGGAAGTACCCAACATTTATGAGAAGCTTTAGGGCAGCTGATGAAGTCCGTGAGAACCCCAGAGCCTTGAGAATCTGTCATCACATTAACAACCATGTGCACAAGCGTCGGCACTTTGTCTCAACAAAGCATGATACTAGattaaaaaatattttttaaGTTGGAAAATGATGGTATGTGAATAGGATAGTTTACATTTCCCGCCATTCTTCTTTGTGCATCATTACATGCATCAACTGCATATGCCTGAAGGGACTCAATTTTTTGTTTCACTTTCTCTTCCATCAACCATGAATTTTTAGAAGGCTTAGAGTCTAGAGGCAATGCTTTGGCAGACTTGAGTAGGTCAACAAATTCTTCTAGTTCCTTATCGGCAGCCTCTTTAGAAAGCTTCCTTCGTATAAGTTCATCCACCTACTACCAGATGATAAACATAAGTCTACCAATCAATACAACAATGCCAAAACCAAATTGCAGAAAGTTAAGCAACTACAGAAATTTATGGGAACATGCACTTGATAAAATACATCAAATCAAATATTTCTCTGCCAAAATATGTCAGATTAGCAAATGGAAGTCCACAAAACATCTAATCGTGCAAATCAGAGGGAAAATATAAGCAAAATCAGCACAGAGAGATAAACATAACACGTTAATTTGTACGGACTGCTGCCGTGCAAAAACAGAGTAACACAACAGGCTCAATAGTGCAAAATGAACAGGTAGGATTAGAAAGAGGGAACTAAATTTCCATGGAATTGGAAGCATTAATCAGTCCAGGCTTTGCTGTCTATAGGACGTATATGATCTCAGGTTTTATCAAAATGCATTTTTGCAACATTAATGAGGTCACCAACTTAttcagggctcctttgatttataggataggaaaaacataggaCTAGGAAATACATTGGATTAGGATGTCATGTCTAGTTGAATCCTGTAGGAAGATGAGTTctctttgattgtgccaaaggaatttttcatgaggtgtgacctcatgtttttttcctataggattttcactacaagattcctataggatatgttcctatgaatcaaacacctAGTGTAGGAAAAAATCCTATAGGATCTAAATCCGACATAATTCCTACACAAATCCTATGAATCATCAAACACATATATTTAGAAAATTTACCTGAGCAGACGGTCGAGGCTGATATGTGGACGAACCTCTGTTGTCCACTTTCACAAAATAGACAATATCCCGTGATAACAAGAAGTGTGCACAGTAGCTTTCCAAAGACTCCTTGCTACCATATACTATCTGAGAAAAATCACAAGAATCAGATTTGTATACAGAAAGACACAGGATAACAGATCTTATGAACCCCTTACATCTGCAAACTCCTCAACTGTTACTGATTTGTCCTTCTCAGAAAGCTCCATCCAGGCACATTCCAAAATAGTAGGATCCTGTACCAAACCATATGATAAGAGGTAAGTCAAGATGCATATTATACATAGTACTCTCGCGGCTAATGCAACATTTCTCACCAAAAGGTCTTGCGCTTTCTCCAGAAATTCAGCTATTCTTGAGCAATCGAAATCTATGGTACCAGGTACGACATATGTAACCTGCTGGGGCTTTATAGACGACAGGATACCATTCTGTACAAAAGTAACAACCAAGTCAGGAGAGAATCGAAAATGCCTCTCTATCAGTGAAAAAAGTGCGCATATGCCCTCGGAAATAAATCAACAGGACAGACTATAGTTAGTTAGTGACCCTCCCTTTTTCATACCTGGTCAGTCACTACCCAGTTTTTCTTGCCATCGGGCCTTTCTACAACTGCGAGCAAGGATCTCTCGGAATCTTTGACAAATTCAAGCAGCAAACCTTTTCGTAATGTTTTCTTGTCTATCTTACTGTCCGACAGTTCCTTTGTGCCCTGCAACCCTATCCTGAAAAGGAAATAAGAATCCAAACTGTAAGGTTCATTACTGTCAAATTTAAAAACCAGCATATAATAATGATGGACACAAGTTGTTACAAATTATAATCATGCTTGATTAACTCCAACAAGCAGAACATCAGGAGGGAGCCAACCCAACACAATAAGCATACGTAACCTCTGCCTCTCTTAAAGGACTGCGCAAGACTATCCAAATCTCAACAGTATGTGTAAGTAAGCAATTAACTGTCATTGATAAATTAAAAGGTGCCGCAATCTTCAGAACTCATGACACGAAAATGAAAGGAAGGAAAAGGATACCTCCACATTGCTGTGTGAATGTAACTGAAATCCTTATACATTTCGAAAAGGTAGCGCCACAGCCCATCCCAGATAAAATGGTTTTCAACAAATTAACTGTCATTGATAAATTAAAAGGCGCTGCAATCTTCATAGCCCATGACACAAAAATAATGCCGAATCGAAAaggaaaggaaaaaaaaggaaaccTCCACATTGCTCTATGTGAATATAACTGAAGTCCTTATACATTTCGAAAAACCAGCGTGACAGTCCATCCCCACACGAAATGGTTTTCGAGACTATGACGTTAACAGTCTGATGCTCCACGACTATACATATCTCTTTAAGTACCGCGGAACGAATTGCGTAGAGATTATGTATCTAAAATAATCGCCGCAAACCCTATCATCGCGCGCCCAAGCTATCGCTCAGACGACAGCTGAATCCTGATCCTGGGATTGGGGCCTAATAATTAATTCTAACCCTGGTTCTCTGTTCCATTTGCTACAAGCAGCAGACAGCAGAGCGCAGGACGCAGGACCTAGACCGGGAAGGGGGCGCGCATTACCTTGCCGAGACCCGCACGGGCCTCCGGGACCGGAGCTCCTGGAGGACGGAGTCGACGAGGCGGCCCCGGCAGGCGGCGGTGCCGCTGAAAGCGAAGCGCCTGGCGGGGGCGGGAGCGGGAGCGGGGCGGGCGGCGCGGCCGAGGGGACGGAGGCGGAAGAAGGCCACCGCCGCCGTGGAGCACCcgctcgccgcccgcgccgccatggGCGACGGCCTCATCATCGGCTCGCCGGAGAGGGGTGGTGGGGTTTTGGCGATAAGAGGCTCGCCGCGCTCCGCAGTCCGCAGGACGAGTGGAACAAGGAAGACGAGGCTGCCGCTGCCGCGTGCTGATGTGGTGGGCTGGGCCCGTGTTGCTGAACTGTATGGGCCGTGCATCATTCTGGATTCGGCCCACACGCATGTGGTCCAGCCCACCAGAGCATTCTGTTGGGGGGGCGAAGGGTGATAAAGTGGTTAAGCTCCAATTTGTACTACTATAAAAGTAGTAAGCACTGGTTTCACATGATCCGTCGTAGTCTAGGTGGTTAGGATACTCGGCTCTCACCCGAGAGACCCGGGTTCAAGTCCCGGCGACGGAATTTTGATTTTTACATTTTATGTCATCTTTTGCTTTTTTTTTGCCTTCTAAAAGTTCCTTACATCTCCACGGATGATTGCCACCTATGAAATGCCAACACTCAATTCACACTAGATTGTCCAGCCGGTGATGGAAACTGGAAGTGTATTTTTCAGCAGTAGAGGAGACACTCTCTTGCCATTGGCTTAGTCATGCTCTAACACATGCACTCATGTAATTGTAACCATAAAGAATAGCTACCAAAATTCTTGTATAAAAACATTAACCTTTTTATAGACCGTTCGTA
This Lolium perenne isolate Kyuss_39 chromosome 1, Kyuss_2.0, whole genome shotgun sequence DNA region includes the following protein-coding sequences:
- the LOC127343771 gene encoding ribonuclease II, chloroplastic/mitochondrial, translating into MMRPSPMAARAASGCSTAAVAFFRLRPLGRAARPAPAPAPARRFAFSGTAACRGRLVDSVLQELRSRRPVRVSARIGLQGTKELSDSKIDKKTLRKGLLLEFVKDSERSLLAVVERPDGKKNWVVTDQNGILSSIKPQQVTYVVPGTIDFDCSRIAEFLEKAQDLLDPTILECAWMELSEKDKSVTVEEFADIVYGSKESLESYCAHFLLSRDIVYFVKVDNRGSSTYQPRPSAQVDELIRRKLSKEAADKELEEFVDLLKSAKALPLDSKPSKNSWLMEEKVKQKIESLQAYAVDACNDAQRRMAGNILKALGFSRTSSAALKLLINVGYFPVHVNLDLFRYDVQTTYSEEVLSVAEELLADCPDSDKHIRKDLSNLRVYAIDVDEADELDDALSATRLPDGRIKVWIHVADPTCFLQPRSIIDREAMHRGTSIFLPTATYPMFPERLAMNAMSLQQGIDCRSVSVSVTLHPDGSIAEYAIANSVIKPTYMLTYEGATELLYMNLEEEEDLRILQEAASIRAQWRCSQGSIDTSMIEPRIKVANPDDPEPNINLYVEDQTNPAMQLVTEMMILCGEAVAAFGADNNIPLPYRGHPQSSTAVSAFAYLPEGPARSVANISVLRAAEMDFRKPVAHGVLGVPGYVQFSSPIRRYVDLLAHYQVKAFLRGESPPYSAGDLEGMTFIATMHVKVARRLHSNSLRYWLLEYLRRQPKGRKYKALILRFMKDRMATLLLLDVGIQVTTMVAAGKVGDGATVVVEMVHPRDDILSVTEIPEDTE